The Aeoliella mucimassa genome includes the window TCATTGCCTTCGACCTGGCCTTGGCGATCGAATTGATTCGTAAGTTCGGAGTAACCTTCACGTGGTAAACTCGCCCGATTCCTCACCATTGCTTGTCACTCCCCAATTGCCAACCACCGACGTACTGCTGGTGGGAGGCAAAGGACTTCGCCTGCTCGACCTAACCGCTGCTGGTTTTCAGGTCCCCTCATTCGTGGTAGTGCCCGCCAGCGCAGCAGCCAATGCGTTGGAAGCCGATACTCAACTCGCATCGCTGCTCGATGAGCTGCAAAAACTGACGCCTGAGAGTCAGCAGCTGGCTGAACTGGCTGAGCGGATTCGACAGCGGATTGTCGAGTTACCGCTGCCAAGTGAGTTGGAGCAAGCGTTGGACAAATCCGTCGAGTCGATGGCACCGAGTCACTTGGCGGTTCGTTCGTCGGCGGTCGACGAGGATGCTGCCGATTTGTCGTTCGCCGGTTTGCACGACTCGTTCCTATTCCAGCAGGGCGTCGAGCAGGTGCGTCAGGCGGTAAAACGTGTGTGGGCGTCGGCTTACAACGAGCGGGCGCTGGCCTACCGGTTAGGGCACGCGGGGCAGCGGGGGATCCGCGTGGTACCGATGGCGGTGGTCGTGCAGCAGATGATCGACGCCCGCACCAGCGGGGTCGCATTTACCTGTCATCCCGCGACGTACGACACGTCGAAAGTCGTGGTCTCGAGCCTGTGGGGAGCGGGCGAGGGACTCGTAAGCGAAGGGCTCGACGCCGATACGTTTGTGGTCGACAAACAAACCAACGCGATCACCAGCGAGCTGGCCGAGAAGCCGGAACGCATGGTGCTCGATGCCGCGACCAACGCTGGGCTGCGCCGCGAGCCGACGCCGAGTGAACTTCGCACGCACGCGAGTCTTACCGAGAGCGAAATCGGGCACGTTACGCAGTTGGCGATCGATCTAGAGAACCGCTATCGCCAGCCGCAAGACCTGGAGTTTTGCTTCGATCACGCGGGGGAACTCTACCTGCTGCAAGCCCGACCCGTGGCCGGCGTGCCGGAGTATGGCCCTGCGGCGGGGCATCCACTGTTGTGGGACAACTCGAATATCATCGAAAGCTACAGCGGTGTCACCAGTCCAATGACGTTCAGCTTCATTCGTCGGGCGTACACGATCGTGTATCACTGCTTCGCCGAGGTGATGGGCATCTCGCAAGACGTGGTCCGCCAGAATCGCGGTACGTTCGAGAATATGCTGGGGCTGCTTCGCGGCCGCGTGTACTACAACCTGAAAAACTGGTATCGGCTCATCCGCTTGTTCCCTGGCTACCAATACAACAGCCGGGCGATGGAGTCGATGATGGGCGTGAAAGAGGCCTTTACGCTCGACGAGCCAGAGCCCGAAGCGAGCTTCTTCAATAAGTGGTTCGTCGAGTTTCCCAAGCTCATCGCGCTGCTCGTGCGTTCGACATGGAACTTCGCCCGCATTAAGACGATCGTCGGGCGGTTCGAAAGTAACTTTCACGAGCACTACGATCGCTGGCGGAAGATGGACTTCGAGAGCTTGCCGCCGCACGAGTTGATGAAACTCTACTACGAGATGGAGTCGGCCCTGCTTTGGAATTGGAAGGCGCCGATCATCAACGACTTCTACGTGATGATCTACTTTGGGCTGTTGCGGAAGCTCTCGAAAAACTGGTGCAAGGACGAGTCCGACTCGCTGGGCAACGACCTGGTATGCGGCGAGCCTGGCATCGAGAGCGCCGAGCCGGCCAAGTTCCTGCTCCGCCTTGCCCAGCAGTCCAGCGGCAACCCAGAGCTCCGCGAGATGATCCTCCACGACCCCGTCGAGTCGCTCCCCGCCCGCGTGGCCAGCCGCGACGATTGCCAGGCGTTCGAGGCTGAGATGCAGCGGTATCTCGACCTGTATGGCTTCCGCTGCATGAATGAGCTGAAGCTCGAAGAGTACTCGCTGCGCGATCGTCCGCACGTGGTCTATCAGATGCTCCGCAATTACCTGGCCCTCGACGATCCGGCCGCACTCGATGTCGCAGCGATGCATCGTCGCGAGCAGCAAATCCGTAGCACCGCCGAACAACGCGCGGCCGAGTCGCTGAAAGGCAAACCGATCAAGCGGTGGTTGTTCACGCGGGTGCTCAAACGGGCGCGGCTGGGGGTGAAGAACCGCGAGAACATGCGTTTCGCCCGCACCCGCATCTACGGGGTGGTCCGCGAGCTACTGCGGGCGATGGGGGGCCGTTTGGCCGAGGAGCAGCTGCTTGAGAATCGCGAGGATGTCTTCTACCTGACGCTCGACGAAGTGTGGGACTACGTGAAGGGGACCGCGGTCACCACGGACCTGGCCGAGCTGGCCGGGCTTCGCCGACGCGAGTTCGATCGCTACCGCGACGAGCTGCCAGCCCCCGACGAACGGTTCACCACCCATGGCATGGTGTACCATCGCAACGAGTTCCGCCAGCCCGAAGACCTCGCGACCACCAGCGACGATAGCCAACTGCGGGGCATCGGTGTCTGCGCCGGCGAAGTCACCGCCGAGGTGAAAGTGATCGCCAACCCTTCGGACAACGTGCAGCTCGCCCGTGAAATCCTGGTTGCAGAGCGAACCGATCCGGGCTGGGTTCCACTCTATCCAGCGGTCTCCGGCATCCTCATCGAACGCGGCAGCGTGCTCTCCCACTCCGCAGTGGTGGCCCGCGAGATGGGAATCCCCACCGTCGTCGGCATCCGCGGCCTGCTACATCGAGTCAAGTCGGGCGACACCGTGCACATGAACGGGAAGTCGGGCGTCGTCGAGGTGATCGACACGGGGAGCGACTCGGCAACTCAGTCGTAGGTGGTAGTAAAGTCATCTCGCGAGAGATCGCTGCAGGATCGGGGGCGGGCTCGCTGGGGGACGGGAGTTGTAAAGAACCATGATGCGTTTCTTGGAGAATCCCATCATGTCTCTTTCAAGGAAGTGTTACTCAGTGGATACCCGACTGTATTTGAATTGAATCTACGCTCTAGCGTGCAGTGCATCACTAGAGCGATAAAGAAACCGGCTAGAAGCATTTGTGTAGAGGGTTCGGGAACTACTGTGCCATTGAGGGTAAATCGGAAATTGACAAGACCTTCTCGTCCACCGGTGTTTCGCAAGTCATACCATTCTGTACCCAATTGCCGTCCGATATATGCAGGAATAGCTACTTCGGTATTATTTAGCACCGCGGCCCCTCGTCCTTCGGCTTCAAACAGGCCGCTTCCAAACACCAATGCGTACCAGCCTGGCGCAAGGTTGAGCTCCAAGTCGCCATAAACGTCATCCGACAACAGGGGCACGGTGATGAGTGTGGTGCCAAGCACGTCTGGCGTGGAGAGGTCGTTTGAATTGGGAAAATCGGTCGGCCCTTCTAACGCGACGATGGCACCGAAGACGGTGTCTGCTTCGCTGTAGGGCCCAACGAAGTGACCTCCGATCGAAGTCGTCACAACATTCTGCGTCAACTCGAATCGTACTCCTTGGAACACATAGGGATTTATGTTTGCCCCTGGCACGATCTGCGAACTCACGTCCTCCCGCGGAATCCCCGTGGTACCCAATGTCGCGCTCTCATAAATGATGGCAGCGGTAACGTTTGAGCTAGTGATCAACAGAACGACTGTCAGTAGGTATTGATATTTCATTCCTATTTTCTTCCATGGGTTCTCAGGAATTACCCCCACTATCCAACGAACTTCACCTGTTTTAACAAGACGGTTTCAAGGAGACAATTCCGATGAACTGTGTTGCCAGCATCGCAGGTCCGTATTGGGGATAGGATAGTGTAAAAATGCCGGTGTGCGGAATCGCGTCAACTCGCGATTCACCAACTCCCTAGCGTGGGCTCAACAGCGGAATGAGCCCGCTGGCTTGCATTGCCGCGCACGCGGCCATGGCGAGGGCGATTGAGAGATGTCGCCGGGCGACTAGCGCGGGGCGCTGCGTGTGCGGGGCGTAGCCCATGAAGAGTCGGTCGTGCCAGATGCAGGCGATCGCGGCAATCGCTAGCAGTAAGACAGCGAACTGCAGCGTCATGCCGATTTCGCGGATCCACAGTGGAACTGCGATGGCGCCCGTCGCCAGCAGCGAGATGCCAGCGCACCACACGGCCATCGGCACCCCTCCGGTCCGTCGCCGGCGAATCTCGCCATGCCAGAGGTTTTGCACCAGCACCATCAGGCACCCTCCCACGAACGCAGCGTACAGCAAGTCGTACGCGTACGTGCGATCGGCAATTGCGCACAAATCGCCAGCGGCCGCCACCAGCACCACAGGCAATACCATGTGCAGCATGGCCCGCGCCCGCAGCGGCCAAGTTGGCGGCAGCCAGATGCAGACGAGCGAGCTAACGACCACCGCGCTCAACAGCGGCAATGCCCAATCGAACGAAGCCAACGCCCAGCAGCCGTAGACCGCGAGCATCAGCGTCAGGGTCGCCCCCACGTTGAGCGCCCGCGAAAACATGCCGAGCACTCCGACGATCAGGCAGGCGGACGAGAGACTCAGCACCTGGTAGTAGGCTTCGTTTTCGGCCGCGCCGGTGAGTCGCGAGAGCACCATGTAGGTGCCAAGCGGTACCCACAGGTTGTCGCGCCCGTGACGCGAGATCGCTTCGAACAGTGTTACCAGAATCGCGGTGACTACCGCAATCGGCAACCGATCGTAGAACGATGGCAATGTCGCTTCGTTGCTGAGCACCAGTGGCAATCCAATCGCCACGAGCGCGGCCAGAAAGAACGTGAGCGAGCCTTCGAGCGATCGCTTTTCGTCGTCGACCTCGTACAGAATCCGCCCGTACCGCTTGCCAACCAGCGCGGCTAGGGCGTCGGCCACGGCCAGCGCGAGCAGCGATGCGGCGTAGAGCCAGGGACGCTCGTGGGCGAGCCAGAAGAGTGTGAAGACCATGGCCGGATAGTACTCGACTCCGCGCGATTTGCGCTCGACGCCATGCAAACAGCGGAGCATGCCAAGCGAGCGACTTGCCACGAACAGCACCGTGAGTCCTATCGCGAGCACCCCCACGGTCCAAGGCGAACGAAGCAACCAGGGAAAGCTCAGGCAGATCAGCCCACCCACTAGATGCACCAGCTTGCGAGGGCGCTCCGGTGCGGGGCTGGCGAGTACGGTCCAGGCTTCGGCAATCACCAGAAGCAACACGAAAGCCCCGCCGAGCAGCGCCGCAGGAAGTAGGTCGGCCTGCCAGTCCATCAAATGGCTTCCTCTACGACGAATCGACTGTAGAAGAACGCGCGGTCGCGAGCAAACAACTCACTCGCCAGCTCGTTGCGAGGTTCCCAGCGATCGGCCAGCGATTCGGGCCGAGTCCGCGGGGCGAGCATGTTCCAGTAGGCCATCCTGCCATGAGGACGGCACTTGTCGCGGAGCAGCGAGAAAATCTGCTCGCACAGTTGGTCGTCGAGGTATTCGAAAATGTCCGACAGGTTAAAACCATCGAAACCCGCGTCGCCATGTTGTTCGGCCGCTTGCTGGATGGTGCCATCGACTAGCATGAGCCGATCGAGCCCTTCGCGCACCTTGTCGAAATTCTCTCGTCGCAAGTAGCGGGGCAGGGCGGTGCGGTAGTTGCCGAACAGGATGTAATCGAGATACGGATTGTCGTGCGTCGTGAGTTCGGTAAGGGCGTACTCCGCCCGGGCGAGGATGCGATCGGCCACGCTCCCTTCGACGTAACGAAAGAACTCGGGATCGCGCCCCAAGCGGCCCATCACGGTGCGACTGAAGAACACGCGAAACATCCACCGCCAACGCCAGGTGTTCCACTGTCGGTCGTAAAACGTCCGTCGACCGCTGGCGTCTTTCTCTTCCACCAACGCTTCCACGCGGCGGCGGCTATGCACCCACGGCAGCACCCGCTCGCGGAAGAGATGAAAGTACCGTTCGAACTTGCCAACGTGCGAGATGCCCCGCTCGATCCACTCGGGGTGCGCCTGCCAGTAGGCTTGCACTTCGGTGGGAAGCTGCGGCTTCAAGCGATCGAACGTCGCCAGGCGGGAGTCGTCGTCGTGGATGCCGAGGAAGCGCAGCAGTGGTTCGTAGTCCAACTCGCGAAACGCTGCGCGGCGCAGCTCAACGCAGGCGAGTTGCGCGCTACTGAGATCGGCCGCTACCACTTCGGCCCCTTCGGCCAGCAGCGCCAGGGCGTTGTCGCCGGCCGACGCGATCGACAGCATCCGCGCACCCGGGCGTGGGTTCAGTGCCGTGCAGAGGATGTCGGCATCTTCCCAACAATTGGCGTAACGCACGCCCGAAAAGTCGACTCGCTCATTCAGTTGCTTGGGCATCTTCAATTCAATTCAAACTAACACGGGAAGGTACCGTTGTTCCAAGTCGAGGGCGAAGCGGACATCGCGGGCCCTACGACTTCTTTTTTCGACCATAACTCGCGTGGGCCTGAGCAAAGTCGCCGGCCGACATCGAACCAATGATCGAAACTTCGCCGCTCAGCACTGTTGCAGCGATAATCTCGGCCAGTTTCGGGGCGGTGCCTTCGCCCACACAGCCGAGCATCTGCAGGCACTCCCGCGCGGTCGGCAGGTGGGTGCCACCCCCCACGGTACCACAAATCACGTTCGGAAGCGTGACCGAAACGTACAGTTCCCCGTCGTCGGTCAGGTCCATCCGCGTCGCCCCAACGCTGGCCTCGGCTACGCAAGCTACGTCCTGCCCGCAAGCGATAAAGATGGCAGCCAGCGCGTTTGCGTAATGGCCATGCACGCCGATCGAGCCGCTTTGGATGCCCCCCAGCACCGAAATCTGCCAGTAGCGGAACATCGCCTCCGGCGTGGTGTGCAGGTACCGCCGCACCAGTGGTTCGGGCAGCACGCACTCGGCGATGGTCTTCTTGCCGCGGGCGGACAAAAACGCGAGCATCGTCGCTTTCTTGTCGCCCGATAAGTTGCCTTCGATGTACCACCGCGTTGGTGTCACGCTGTTGCGCTCAAGTATCGTGCGGCACACGGCTTCGGTCGCCAGCGTTACCATGTTCTGCCCGCTCGCATCGCCTGGGAAGAACTCGAGGATGAGATATAGCTCCTTGCCCAGCAGCGATGGTCGTAGATTCAGCAGCCGACAATGCCGCGAGGTGCTCTCGACCGCCTGCTTCAACTCGTCGATCTGCTGCAGCACTTGCGCGAGGAACGCACCTGCGGTGGCCGCCCGGTCGAACACAAAGCAGGGGCTGCGAATCACCGACTCGGTCAGGCACGACGCGGTGCAGCCACCGGCTTGATTCACGACCTGCGCGCCGCGCTGGTAGGAGGCCACTAGCGCCCCTTCGGTGGTGGCCATCGGCACGTAGAAGTCGCCAGACGCGAAGGCCCCATTCACCCGCAGCGGTCCAACGATGCCGACCGGCACCTGGGCCAGGCCCACGTAGTTTTCGATGTTGCCTTCGAGCGTTTCAGGATCCATCCGGTCGTCGGACCCGCAAAGCTGATCGATCGCAATGCCTTGCTCGCGTAGGATGGTCCGTCGAGCCTCGATGGCCTCGGGAGTCTTGGCCGCCGAGTGACGAAACCGCGGCGGCAATGGCTGCTCTTCTGGCAACCGAGGACGATGCCGCTCGCGAAGCGCCTCGGCGTCGCCATCGGCCAGCAGCCGCTGAAGAATGAGCAAAGATTGTTCGCTGTTCTGAGCCATCGCCTAGAGTCCCCTCGAAAAGGTATGTGTCGCCAAGCGTTCATGGTGACAACTGCCCGATGGGCTGTCTAGTAACAGGGGCGAAGCTAGTGTTGACTTGTGCTTGCAGGTTCAACGGATAGAAGAAGTGTGAGGCGATAAGCAACAACTGGCGATGCAGCTGGTTTGACTAACTACGACTAGAAATGGATGGATTGGTCCGCTTGCCCAATGAATATCGACCAAAATCGAAAAGGTACCGCCTCCTATTCATTCCTGCGGTGTTGGTACAGTAGGATAGAGTTAACGTGGTACGCGTCCGTTCGGTCATCTCGCAGAGGAGTAGCTATGAGTCTTGTCATCCGAAAGTGGAATCCGTTGCTGGCAGCTTCGCTCGGTTTACTCGTGGTTGTCGGCAGCGCCTGCGGTCAGAGGGCCATGGCGCAATCCCCGGAGGCTCCTGCAGCCGAGTCGGAGCGAGCAGAGAACAACGCCCGGCCCGCGCGGCCTGCTCGTCGAGGAGGCTTTGGCGGCCCGGTGGAACTTGGCCCCGACGACAAGCAGCACTATCCCGATCCCGCGAGCGACATTCTAGAGGTCCGCGACGACATTCCGCATGGCAAGCTGGAGATGATCGAGTACGAGTCGAAGACCGTGGGAACCGTTCGCAAGATGAATGTGTATACCCCGCCCGGTTACTCGACCGACGAGAAGTATCCGGTACTGTACCTGCTGCATGGCATCGGTGGCGATGAGACCGAATGGAATCGGTTCGCGAAGCCGAATGTGATGCTCGACAATCTGATCGCCGACGGCAAAGCGGTGCCGATGATCATCGTGATGCCGAACGGGCGGGCCCAGAAAAACGATCGGGCGGAGGGCAACGTCTACCAGGCAGCGCCCGCCTTCGCGCGTTTCGAAGCCGACTTGCTGGAGGATGTGATTCCCACCATCGAGTCGCGTTATTCAGTGAACACCGATCGAGAGCAACGGGCGATTGCCGGGCTGTCGATGGGGGGCGGTCAATCACTCAACTTCGGCCTCACGCACCTCGATACGTTCGCCTGGGTCGGCGGTTTCTCCTCGGCACCGAACACGAAGCCGGTCGAGGAACTGATGCCGAATCCCGAGCAGGCGAAGAAGCAACTCAAGTTGCTCTGGCTCTCGTGCGGTAACAAAGACGGGCTGCTGCGAATCAGCCAACAAGTCGAGCGTTACATGAAAGAAAACGACGTGCCGCACCTCTGGAACGTCGATTCCAACGGGCACGACGGCACCCACTGGCGAAACAGCTTGTACCACTTCGTACAACTCGTATTCCAGGACGACACTGCCAAGCCAAGCGAACCGGAGACGGAAGCCGAGGAGTAAGAGAGGGAAGGGCAGAGCCGGCATGCCAGGGTAGGGCTTTGGCTCGCGGAGCTTGCCGGCGCCCAACCCTTCGCTGGGGGACGATTCCCATTCAGGGAATGGGGAGAGCTGGGGGCGGCGTTGTTGCTAGTGGTGACTGTTTAGCTCAATAAAGTATTTTCGATTCTCGCGCCGTTCTCCGGTGTTGCCCTCCCCGGGCCTGATAGCCCGACCCGTCCCGCAAGCGGGAGGGTGAAATTCTTACGGCAATGCGGTTCATTAAGTTTCCAACTTTTCGCTGGAAATTGGCCACATGAAGTGTTCTAATGGACAGGTATGTCTTTGGCTGTCGGCTTTCAGCTGTCGGCTATTGGCTCTTGTGATGATTGGAGGTTTGCGTGAGGTGATGGTTGCTGTGAACTCGAACGTTTAACGATACGCAGGCGATGTTTCGTCTGCGGGGGCGTTCGCTGCTGCGCGGTTGTCAAAGCTTTGGGCTTTAGGCTGTAAGCGGTAGGCTGAGATCTTTCGGTCGCTGGAAGCTCCCTCAAGATGACATCCGCAACTCAGAAATCATAAATCCCAACTCCCCTGTCCCCCGAATCCTGTTTCCTGACTCCTCCCAAAATAGTTTCCCACCGGTGGGAATCTATTTTGGGCAACTATCGCGGAGGTGTTGATGCAACTTGTTACCTATCAACGACTTGCGATAAGTGCGCAGTGGGAAAATAGATTCCCATCGGATGCGTTTTGGGAAATGGGAATCTATTCGCAGTCGAAAACCACTGGTTTTATAGAGTACGCGCAGATTCAATTTTCCCATCGGTGGGAAAATTGGGAATCTATCTGCTCGGGTCAATCGAACACGATGGCGACTCGCCCGAGGCCGTTTTGTTCGGCGGCGGCGATCGCCTGGTCGATATCTTCGAGCTTGAACTGGCGGCTCGTCAGTTCGTCGAATGGAAAGCGGTCGATCGTTTGCGACACAAAGTCGACCGCTTGCTGCAGATGGCGGAAGTCGTAGTTGTGCACCCCCCGAATGGTGAGCAGGTTCCACAGGATGGTCGACAGGTCGAGCGAGGTGGTTGCTTCGGGGAACGAGCAGCCGAGTTCAACGAACCGCCCCCCTTTGCGGAGCGAAGCGAGCCCCGCCGGTACGACCGCTGGCACGCCGGCGACTTCCATCGCGCAGTCGACGCCGAACCCGCCGGTTAGCTCGCGA containing:
- a CDS encoding PEP/pyruvate-binding domain-containing protein codes for the protein MVNSPDSSPLLVTPQLPTTDVLLVGGKGLRLLDLTAAGFQVPSFVVVPASAAANALEADTQLASLLDELQKLTPESQQLAELAERIRQRIVELPLPSELEQALDKSVESMAPSHLAVRSSAVDEDAADLSFAGLHDSFLFQQGVEQVRQAVKRVWASAYNERALAYRLGHAGQRGIRVVPMAVVVQQMIDARTSGVAFTCHPATYDTSKVVVSSLWGAGEGLVSEGLDADTFVVDKQTNAITSELAEKPERMVLDAATNAGLRREPTPSELRTHASLTESEIGHVTQLAIDLENRYRQPQDLEFCFDHAGELYLLQARPVAGVPEYGPAAGHPLLWDNSNIIESYSGVTSPMTFSFIRRAYTIVYHCFAEVMGISQDVVRQNRGTFENMLGLLRGRVYYNLKNWYRLIRLFPGYQYNSRAMESMMGVKEAFTLDEPEPEASFFNKWFVEFPKLIALLVRSTWNFARIKTIVGRFESNFHEHYDRWRKMDFESLPPHELMKLYYEMESALLWNWKAPIINDFYVMIYFGLLRKLSKNWCKDESDSLGNDLVCGEPGIESAEPAKFLLRLAQQSSGNPELREMILHDPVESLPARVASRDDCQAFEAEMQRYLDLYGFRCMNELKLEEYSLRDRPHVVYQMLRNYLALDDPAALDVAAMHRREQQIRSTAEQRAAESLKGKPIKRWLFTRVLKRARLGVKNRENMRFARTRIYGVVRELLRAMGGRLAEEQLLENREDVFYLTLDEVWDYVKGTAVTTDLAELAGLRRREFDRYRDELPAPDERFTTHGMVYHRNEFRQPEDLATTSDDSQLRGIGVCAGEVTAEVKVIANPSDNVQLAREILVAERTDPGWVPLYPAVSGILIERGSVLSHSAVVAREMGIPTVVGIRGLLHRVKSGDTVHMNGKSGVVEVIDTGSDSATQS
- a CDS encoding diacylglycerol/polyprenol kinase family protein, coding for MDWQADLLPAALLGGAFVLLLVIAEAWTVLASPAPERPRKLVHLVGGLICLSFPWLLRSPWTVGVLAIGLTVLFVASRSLGMLRCLHGVERKSRGVEYYPAMVFTLFWLAHERPWLYAASLLALAVADALAALVGKRYGRILYEVDDEKRSLEGSLTFFLAALVAIGLPLVLSNEATLPSFYDRLPIAVVTAILVTLFEAISRHGRDNLWVPLGTYMVLSRLTGAAENEAYYQVLSLSSACLIVGVLGMFSRALNVGATLTLMLAVYGCWALASFDWALPLLSAVVVSSLVCIWLPPTWPLRARAMLHMVLPVVLVAAAGDLCAIADRTYAYDLLYAAFVGGCLMVLVQNLWHGEIRRRRTGGVPMAVWCAGISLLATGAIAVPLWIREIGMTLQFAVLLLAIAAIACIWHDRLFMGYAPHTQRPALVARRHLSIALAMAACAAMQASGLIPLLSPR
- a CDS encoding DUF3419 family protein, producing the protein MPKQLNERVDFSGVRYANCWEDADILCTALNPRPGARMLSIASAGDNALALLAEGAEVVAADLSSAQLACVELRRAAFRELDYEPLLRFLGIHDDDSRLATFDRLKPQLPTEVQAYWQAHPEWIERGISHVGKFERYFHLFRERVLPWVHSRRRVEALVEEKDASGRRTFYDRQWNTWRWRWMFRVFFSRTVMGRLGRDPEFFRYVEGSVADRILARAEYALTELTTHDNPYLDYILFGNYRTALPRYLRRENFDKVREGLDRLMLVDGTIQQAAEQHGDAGFDGFNLSDIFEYLDDQLCEQIFSLLRDKCRPHGRMAYWNMLAPRTRPESLADRWEPRNELASELFARDRAFFYSRFVVEEAI
- a CDS encoding hydroxymethylglutaryl-CoA reductase, whose product is MAQNSEQSLLILQRLLADGDAEALRERHRPRLPEEQPLPPRFRHSAAKTPEAIEARRTILREQGIAIDQLCGSDDRMDPETLEGNIENYVGLAQVPVGIVGPLRVNGAFASGDFYVPMATTEGALVASYQRGAQVVNQAGGCTASCLTESVIRSPCFVFDRAATAGAFLAQVLQQIDELKQAVESTSRHCRLLNLRPSLLGKELYLILEFFPGDASGQNMVTLATEAVCRTILERNSVTPTRWYIEGNLSGDKKATMLAFLSARGKKTIAECVLPEPLVRRYLHTTPEAMFRYWQISVLGGIQSGSIGVHGHYANALAAIFIACGQDVACVAEASVGATRMDLTDDGELYVSVTLPNVICGTVGGGTHLPTARECLQMLGCVGEGTAPKLAEIIAATVLSGEVSIIGSMSAGDFAQAHASYGRKKKS
- a CDS encoding alpha/beta hydrolase, which produces MSLVIRKWNPLLAASLGLLVVVGSACGQRAMAQSPEAPAAESERAENNARPARPARRGGFGGPVELGPDDKQHYPDPASDILEVRDDIPHGKLEMIEYESKTVGTVRKMNVYTPPGYSTDEKYPVLYLLHGIGGDETEWNRFAKPNVMLDNLIADGKAVPMIIVMPNGRAQKNDRAEGNVYQAAPAFARFEADLLEDVIPTIESRYSVNTDREQRAIAGLSMGGGQSLNFGLTHLDTFAWVGGFSSAPNTKPVEELMPNPEQAKKQLKLLWLSCGNKDGLLRISQQVERYMKENDVPHLWNVDSNGHDGTHWRNSLYHFVQLVFQDDTAKPSEPETEAEE